In one Nocardioides sp. NBC_00368 genomic region, the following are encoded:
- a CDS encoding helix-turn-helix domain-containing protein: MRVEAEFTTEPFRGEGEPPEHATAALEAAREAGLECDFGPLGTSVRGERDAVLATLADVVAAGLDHGADQITFQVRVEGRSAPRRTAGGLEGLLAEVAESLGGDLRTLDRQGKQRAVRLLEERGAFDYRKSAEIVAAALGVTRFTVYNYLNRERE, encoded by the coding sequence ATGCGCGTCGAAGCAGAGTTCACCACCGAACCCTTCCGTGGCGAGGGCGAGCCTCCCGAGCACGCGACGGCGGCCCTCGAAGCCGCCCGCGAGGCCGGTCTGGAGTGCGACTTCGGGCCGTTGGGCACCTCGGTTCGTGGCGAACGTGATGCCGTCCTGGCCACCCTCGCCGACGTGGTGGCCGCAGGACTGGACCACGGCGCCGACCAGATCACCTTCCAGGTGCGCGTCGAGGGACGCAGCGCGCCGCGGCGTACGGCCGGCGGGTTGGAGGGGCTGCTCGCCGAGGTCGCCGAGAGTCTCGGTGGTGATCTCCGGACCCTGGACCGGCAGGGGAAGCAGCGCGCGGTGCGCCTGCTCGAGGAGCGCGGCGCCTTCGACTACCGCAAGAGCGCCGAGATCGTGGCCGCGGCGCTCGGCGTCACCCGGTTCACGGTCTACAACTACTTGAACCGCGAGCGGGAGTAG
- the pucL gene encoding factor-independent urate hydroxylase yields MPIHLGTNQYGKAENRVVRIYRDTPRHQIRDLNVSTALRGRFDDAHTSGDQQDVLPTDTQKNTVFAYAKKIGVASIEEFALALADRYLEACPAAEGARVEIDEYAWDRIEVDGAGHDHSFVRSGGGVRTTVVNVDGRGADRVAHVVSGIKDLVVLKSTGSEFHGFLKDEYTTLQETTDRILATSLVARWRYSGTEIDWDKAYDSIRALLLQRFAEIHSLALQQTLNGMGTSVLEQHGDVAEIKFSAPNKHHFLSDLSPFGLDNPGEVFFAADRPYGLIEASVVRDEAPDAGNAWHAIPGFC; encoded by the coding sequence ATGCCCATCCACCTTGGCACCAACCAGTACGGCAAGGCCGAGAACCGCGTCGTACGCATCTACCGCGACACGCCTCGCCACCAGATCCGGGACCTCAACGTCTCCACCGCGCTGCGTGGCCGCTTCGACGACGCCCACACGAGCGGCGACCAGCAGGACGTGCTGCCCACCGACACCCAGAAGAACACCGTCTTCGCCTACGCGAAGAAGATCGGCGTCGCCTCGATCGAGGAGTTCGCGCTCGCGCTCGCCGATCGCTACCTCGAGGCCTGCCCGGCCGCCGAGGGCGCCCGGGTCGAGATCGACGAGTACGCCTGGGACCGGATCGAGGTCGACGGGGCGGGTCATGACCACTCCTTCGTGCGATCGGGTGGCGGCGTACGCACCACCGTGGTGAACGTCGACGGGCGTGGGGCGGACCGGGTGGCGCACGTCGTCTCCGGCATCAAGGACCTGGTCGTGCTGAAGTCGACCGGCTCGGAGTTCCACGGGTTCCTCAAAGACGAGTACACCACCCTGCAGGAGACCACCGACCGGATCCTGGCGACCTCGCTCGTCGCCCGCTGGCGCTATTCCGGCACCGAGATCGACTGGGACAAGGCGTATGACTCCATCCGGGCGCTGCTGCTGCAGCGGTTCGCGGAGATCCACAGTCTCGCCCTGCAGCAGACCCTGAACGGAATGGGCACCTCGGTGCTCGAGCAGCACGGTGACGTCGCCGAGATCAAGTTCTCCGCGCCCAACAAGCACCACTTCCTCTCCGACCTCTCGCCGTTCGGCCTGGACAACCCCGGCGAGGTCTTCTTCGCCGCGGACCGGCCCTATGGCCTGATCGAAGCCTCGGTCGTACGCGACGAGGCCCCTGACGCCGGCAACGCCTGGCACGCCATCCCCGGATTCTGCTGA
- the uraD gene encoding 2-oxo-4-hydroxy-4-carboxy-5-ureidoimidazoline decarboxylase yields MDLQSFNTSPADVVRPALQACCDAPSWVAAVLAGRPYTDEADVVRAADEAARRFTAADVDKALAAHPRIGERAAGEHAEAAWSRREQAAVGTDPATARALAEANRVYEERFGRVFLICATGLSADQVLASLRGRLGNEHDEEAAVVADELRKIALLRLERVLAVEEVSP; encoded by the coding sequence ATGGATCTCCAGAGCTTCAACACCTCACCGGCGGATGTCGTGCGACCTGCGCTGCAGGCCTGCTGCGACGCGCCGAGCTGGGTCGCCGCCGTCCTGGCCGGGCGTCCCTACACCGACGAGGCCGATGTCGTCCGGGCGGCCGACGAGGCCGCCCGGCGGTTCACCGCGGCGGACGTCGACAAAGCGCTGGCCGCCCACCCCCGGATCGGGGAGCGCGCCGCGGGCGAGCACGCCGAGGCCGCCTGGTCGCGGCGCGAGCAGGCCGCGGTGGGCACCGACCCGGCCACCGCACGTGCCCTTGCCGAGGCCAACCGGGTCTACGAGGAGCGCTTCGGTCGTGTCTTCCTGATCTGCGCGACCGGCCTCTCGGCCGACCAGGTCCTCGCCTCGCTCCGCGGGCGGCTCGGCAACGAGCACGACGAGGAAGCGGCCGTGGTCGCCGACGAGCTGCGCAAGATCGCGCTGCTGCGCCTCGAGCGGGTCCTGGCCGTCGAGGAGGTCTCCCCATGA
- the uraH gene encoding hydroxyisourate hydrolase, with protein sequence MTRQHSTSAITTHVLDTALGRPAAGVPVRLSRIDPDDATPSSVLADATTDDDGRVTDLGPDQAPAGTYQLRFDTAAYYAATGQECFYPEVLVTFAVTDRRHHHVPLLLSPFAYSTYRGS encoded by the coding sequence ATGACCAGGCAGCACAGCACCAGCGCCATCACCACCCACGTACTCGACACCGCGCTCGGCCGCCCGGCCGCCGGTGTCCCGGTCCGGCTCAGCCGGATCGACCCCGACGACGCCACCCCGTCCTCCGTCCTCGCCGACGCCACCACCGACGACGACGGCCGGGTGACCGACCTGGGGCCCGATCAGGCTCCTGCCGGCACCTACCAGCTCCGGTTCGACACCGCCGCCTACTACGCGGCGACGGGTCAGGAGTGCTTCTACCCGGAGGTCCTCGTCACCTTCGCGGTCACCGATCGGCGGCACCACCACGTGCCACTTCTGCTGAGCCCGTTCGCCTACTCCACCTACCGAGGGAGCTGA